One window of the Anaeromyxobacter dehalogenans 2CP-C genome contains the following:
- a CDS encoding LysE family translocator yields MTLFAQGALLGLSAAAQPGPYQAYLLAQSLRNGAVRTLPVVLVPLTSDPPVIAAVLVALAQVPAGLLRALQLLGGAVVLWLAFSALRGLRAPLAAPEAKAPPRGFWRAVLLNFTNPNAWIFWSAVGGPVLAAAWRDGRAEAGGFLAGFYAFLLGGNAALVAAAGGLGRLGPRTQRALTAISGLALLAFGLWQLAKGLAGPRA; encoded by the coding sequence GTGACGCTGTTCGCCCAGGGCGCCCTGCTCGGCCTCTCCGCCGCGGCCCAGCCCGGGCCGTACCAGGCCTACCTGCTCGCGCAGTCGCTCCGGAACGGCGCGGTCCGCACGCTGCCGGTGGTGCTCGTGCCGCTCACCTCGGATCCGCCGGTGATCGCGGCGGTGCTGGTGGCGCTCGCGCAGGTGCCGGCGGGCCTGCTCCGCGCGCTGCAGCTCCTCGGCGGCGCGGTGGTGCTGTGGCTGGCCTTCTCGGCGCTGCGCGGGCTGCGCGCCCCGCTCGCCGCGCCGGAGGCGAAGGCGCCGCCGCGCGGCTTCTGGCGGGCGGTGCTGCTCAACTTCACCAACCCGAACGCCTGGATCTTCTGGAGCGCGGTGGGGGGCCCGGTGCTCGCGGCCGCCTGGCGGGACGGCCGGGCCGAGGCGGGCGGGTTCCTGGCCGGCTTCTACGCGTTCCTGCTCGGCGGGAACGCCGCGCTGGTGGCCGCGGCGGGCGGGCTGGGCCGGCTCGGCCCGCGCACGCAGCGCGCGCTCACCGCCATCTCCGGGCTGGCGCTGCTCGCGTTCGGGCTGTGGCAGCTCGCGAAGGGGCTGGCCGGCCCGCGCGCCTGA
- the proB gene encoding glutamate 5-kinase — MSRSALRRVKRLVVKVGTGTLTDRAGRFDRDNCARLASELAEVSRGRKVVLVSSGAVALGAERLGLARSRGKPWDLPTKQACAAAGQPHLMAAWGEALGRHGLVTAQVLLTADDLASRKRFLNARRTFERLLDAGAVPVVNENDTVAVDELKVGDNDTLAALVAGCVEADAVAMLTDVDGLYDRNPAEPGARLLRDVPRVTAEIERSAGGAGSERSVGGMITKVKAARRLGAQGVVTALLSGRRARALPALLAGEPVGTVFAPGAHRLSSRQGWLAAAARGKGVILVDAGARRALVEQGRSLLPSGVRGVQGQFGVGDPVDVAVDPARPFARGLAGYAADEVRRIAGLKTGEIERALGYKYLDEIVHRNDLVVLETGRE, encoded by the coding sequence ATGTCCCGAAGCGCCCTCCGCCGCGTGAAGCGGCTCGTGGTCAAGGTCGGCACCGGCACGCTCACCGACCGCGCCGGCCGGTTCGACCGCGACAACTGCGCCCGGCTCGCCTCCGAGCTCGCGGAGGTGTCGCGCGGCCGGAAGGTGGTGCTCGTGTCCTCGGGCGCGGTGGCGCTCGGCGCCGAGCGGCTCGGCCTCGCGCGCAGCCGCGGCAAGCCCTGGGACCTCCCCACCAAGCAGGCCTGCGCCGCCGCCGGCCAGCCGCACCTCATGGCCGCCTGGGGCGAGGCGCTCGGGCGGCACGGCCTCGTCACCGCCCAGGTGCTGCTCACCGCCGACGACCTCGCCAGCCGCAAGCGCTTCCTGAACGCGCGCCGCACGTTCGAGCGGCTGCTCGACGCGGGCGCGGTGCCGGTCGTGAACGAGAACGACACGGTCGCGGTGGACGAGCTCAAGGTCGGCGACAACGACACGCTCGCGGCGCTGGTGGCCGGCTGCGTGGAGGCCGACGCGGTGGCGATGCTCACCGACGTGGACGGGCTCTACGATCGGAACCCCGCCGAGCCCGGGGCCCGGCTGCTCCGCGACGTGCCGCGGGTCACCGCCGAGATCGAGCGGAGCGCGGGCGGGGCGGGGAGCGAGCGCAGCGTGGGCGGGATGATCACCAAGGTGAAGGCGGCGCGGCGGCTCGGCGCGCAGGGCGTCGTCACCGCGCTCCTCTCCGGGCGCCGCGCGCGCGCGCTGCCGGCGCTGCTCGCCGGCGAGCCGGTCGGCACCGTGTTCGCGCCCGGGGCGCACCGGCTCAGCTCGCGCCAGGGCTGGCTCGCCGCGGCCGCCCGCGGCAAGGGCGTCATCCTGGTGGACGCGGGGGCGCGGCGCGCGCTGGTGGAGCAGGGGCGGAGCCTGCTGCCGAGCGGCGTGCGCGGCGTGCAGGGCCAGTTCGGGGTCGGGGACCCGGTGGACGTCGCGGTGGACCCGGCCCGGCCCTTCGCGCGGGGCCTGGCGGGCTACGCCGCCGACGAGGTCCGCCGCATCGCCGGGCTCAAGACCGGCGAGATCGAGCGCGCGCTCGGGTATAAGTACCTCGACGAGATCGTCCACCGGAACGACCTGGTGGTCCTCGAGACCGGCCGGGAGTGA
- a CDS encoding M48 family metallopeptidase, with protein sequence MHRPSRTPLAALAALALAAACTGKQRVATETKLASVLIPTEQEKQLGLQVKEQLETKEHVQYLEDPAVNAYVQGITGKILASAKKDRPDVDWSVKVINDPKTVNAFATPGGFLYVYSGLLLAADDTAEVAGVLGHEAGHVVARHSARQMVNAMGLETVLGIALGKNPNGAAQLAAGLAGKGALLAYGRADESEADEYGARYASAAGYDPHGIATFFQKLEKGEGKQPGWTTYLSTHPATPDRIEKVERYIAEHHLTGSGGRGGAELAKVKERLKAIPPPPAPPAQGAGK encoded by the coding sequence ATGCACCGACCGTCTCGCACCCCGCTCGCGGCGCTCGCGGCCCTGGCGCTCGCCGCGGCCTGCACCGGCAAGCAGCGCGTCGCCACCGAGACCAAGCTCGCCTCGGTGCTCATCCCCACCGAGCAGGAGAAGCAGCTCGGGCTCCAGGTGAAGGAGCAGCTCGAGACGAAGGAGCACGTGCAGTACCTGGAGGACCCGGCGGTGAACGCCTACGTCCAGGGGATCACCGGCAAGATCCTGGCGAGCGCGAAGAAGGACCGGCCGGACGTGGACTGGTCGGTGAAGGTCATCAACGACCCGAAGACCGTGAACGCGTTCGCGACCCCGGGCGGCTTCCTCTACGTCTACTCGGGCCTGCTGCTCGCCGCGGACGACACCGCCGAGGTGGCCGGCGTGCTCGGGCACGAGGCGGGGCACGTGGTGGCGCGCCACTCCGCCCGCCAGATGGTGAACGCCATGGGGCTCGAGACGGTCCTGGGCATCGCGCTCGGGAAGAACCCCAACGGCGCGGCGCAGCTCGCGGCCGGGCTGGCCGGCAAGGGCGCGCTGCTCGCGTACGGGCGCGCCGACGAGAGCGAGGCGGACGAGTACGGCGCGCGCTACGCCTCCGCGGCCGGCTACGATCCGCACGGCATCGCCACGTTCTTCCAGAAGCTGGAGAAGGGCGAGGGGAAGCAGCCGGGCTGGACGACGTACCTCTCCACCCACCCGGCCACGCCGGATCGCATCGAGAAGGTCGAGCGCTACATCGCGGAGCACCACCTCACCGGCTCGGGCGGCCGGGGCGGCGCGGAGCTGGCGAAGGTGAAGGAGCGGCTGAAGGCGATCCCGCCGCCGCCCGCGCCGCCGGCGCAGGGCGCGGGCAAGTAG
- the rsfS gene encoding ribosome silencing factor, giving the protein MATKKKKAAGKKPFAKKTPSKRAPARRGPPVKAPGKKKGGPAKAPGKKGATKERVLRARRPPRAAAPAGAIVEAPAPARPAADRPDPARPTAMAIAAAALDKKAEDVTVLDVRGLTSYADYFVLMTADSDRQASAIADHVEQTMKAQGVTKVGVEGYQGGRWILVDYGDVVAHVMGREARGFYDLEGLWADAPRVAVEA; this is encoded by the coding sequence ATGGCGACGAAGAAGAAGAAGGCAGCCGGCAAGAAGCCGTTCGCGAAGAAGACGCCCTCGAAGCGCGCGCCCGCGCGCCGCGGGCCGCCCGTGAAGGCGCCCGGGAAGAAGAAGGGCGGCCCGGCCAAGGCGCCGGGCAAGAAGGGCGCGACCAAGGAGCGCGTCCTCCGCGCCCGCCGGCCGCCGCGCGCGGCCGCGCCGGCCGGCGCGATCGTCGAGGCGCCGGCGCCGGCCCGCCCGGCGGCCGACCGGCCCGACCCGGCGCGCCCCACCGCCATGGCGATCGCCGCGGCCGCGCTCGACAAGAAGGCCGAGGACGTCACCGTCCTCGACGTGCGCGGGCTCACCAGCTACGCCGACTACTTCGTGCTCATGACCGCCGACTCCGACCGGCAGGCGAGCGCCATCGCCGACCACGTCGAGCAGACCATGAAGGCGCAGGGCGTCACCAAGGTCGGCGTCGAGGGCTACCAGGGCGGGCGCTGGATCCTGGTGGACTACGGCGACGTGGTGGCCCACGTGATGGGCCGCGAGGCCCGCGGGTTCTACGATCTCGAGGGGCTCTGGGCCGACGCGCCGCGGGTGGCCGTCGAGGCGTAG
- a CDS encoding glutamate-5-semialdehyde dehydrogenase, whose amino-acid sequence MRKEKSLGLAAEMRKLAEASREAARALSHADPRRKDAALRAAAEAIGRRERRILSENARDVAAARAAGQNAAYLDRLKLDPKRLAGIAASLREIAGLRDPVGEVTASWRRPNGLEIRKVRIPLGVVLMVYEARPNVTVDAAALCLKSGNAAILRPGSDALRSSLALAEAFAEGLEKAGLPAASAQVVPTPDREATYELLALDDLIDLAIPRGGPSLIRAVAERSRVPVLKHYQGVCHLYLDASAPPQQAVDLALNGKVQRPGVCNATECLLVHRAAAGKLLPPVGRALADAGVELRCDPTALTILKRAGVAAVPARPDDFGKEFLDKILAVRVVADLDGALDHIARYGSLHTEAIVTRDLASARRFQREVDASAVMVNASTRFNDGGELGLGAEIGISTTKLHAFGPMGLAELTTQKFLVEGEGHVR is encoded by the coding sequence ATGCGCAAGGAGAAGTCGCTGGGCCTCGCCGCCGAGATGCGGAAGCTGGCGGAGGCCTCGCGCGAGGCCGCCCGGGCCCTCTCGCACGCCGACCCCCGCCGCAAGGACGCCGCGCTCCGCGCCGCCGCCGAGGCCATCGGCCGCCGCGAGCGGCGGATCCTCTCCGAGAACGCGCGCGACGTCGCCGCGGCGCGCGCCGCCGGGCAGAACGCCGCGTACCTCGACCGCCTGAAGCTCGACCCGAAGCGGCTCGCCGGCATCGCCGCGTCGCTGCGCGAGATCGCCGGGCTGCGCGACCCGGTGGGCGAGGTGACCGCGAGCTGGCGCCGGCCGAACGGCCTCGAGATCCGCAAGGTCCGCATCCCGCTGGGCGTGGTGCTGATGGTGTACGAGGCCCGGCCCAACGTGACCGTGGACGCGGCCGCGCTCTGCCTGAAGAGCGGCAACGCGGCCATCCTCCGGCCCGGCTCCGACGCGCTCCGCTCGTCGCTGGCGCTCGCCGAGGCGTTCGCCGAGGGGCTCGAGAAGGCCGGGCTGCCGGCGGCCAGCGCGCAGGTGGTGCCCACGCCGGACCGCGAGGCCACCTACGAGCTGCTCGCGCTCGACGACCTCATCGACCTCGCCATCCCGCGCGGCGGCCCGTCGCTCATCCGCGCGGTGGCGGAGCGCTCGAGGGTGCCGGTGCTGAAGCACTACCAGGGCGTGTGCCACCTGTACCTCGACGCGTCGGCGCCGCCGCAGCAGGCGGTGGACCTGGCGCTGAACGGGAAGGTGCAGCGCCCCGGCGTGTGCAACGCCACCGAGTGCCTGCTCGTGCACCGCGCCGCCGCCGGCAAGCTCCTGCCGCCGGTGGGCCGCGCGCTCGCCGACGCCGGGGTGGAGCTGCGCTGCGATCCCACCGCGCTCACGATCCTGAAGCGCGCCGGGGTGGCGGCGGTGCCGGCCCGCCCGGACGACTTCGGCAAGGAGTTCCTGGACAAGATCCTGGCCGTGCGGGTGGTCGCGGATCTCGACGGCGCGCTCGACCACATCGCGCGCTACGGCTCGCTCCACACCGAGGCGATCGTCACCCGCGACCTGGCCAGCGCGCGGCGCTTCCAGCGCGAGGTGGACGCGAGCGCGGTGATGGTCAACGCGTCCACCCGCTTCAACGACGGCGGCGAGCTGGGGCTCGGCGCCGAGATCGGCATCTCCACCACCAAGCTCCACGCGTTCGGGCCCATGGGGCTCGCCGAGCTCACCACCCAGAAGTTCCTGGTCGAGGGCGAAGGGCACGTGCGGTAG
- a CDS encoding class I SAM-dependent methyltransferase, translating into MLRQALSYCSGLLARRPAAGDGFRDELAFWDRELSGRGPYAEDVRRRSTPSLMPLVYPHYLEPLLEEVRARTGAPPRVLDAGSGPLSMWAHGAEQDRIALTCSDALADAYRELLARHGLRPRYPLVQCAGEALSARFGEAAFDVAWMHNALDHTQDPGAVVRELVRVLAPGGYLVVQGWCREGTAERFIGLHRHDLWVEPPGRLMLRTLSADGRRLSGPVAPCDGLGLELLEASAPSRTPRTWMKLVWRKPAAGYASTATRGASAQSPSRS; encoded by the coding sequence ATGCTCCGACAGGCGCTGTCGTACTGCTCCGGGCTCCTCGCCCGCCGTCCCGCGGCGGGCGACGGGTTCCGCGACGAGCTCGCGTTCTGGGATCGCGAGCTCTCCGGCCGCGGCCCCTACGCCGAGGACGTCCGGCGGCGCTCCACCCCCTCGCTCATGCCGCTCGTCTACCCGCACTACCTCGAGCCGCTGCTCGAGGAGGTGCGGGCCCGGACCGGCGCGCCGCCGCGGGTCCTCGACGCCGGCTCGGGGCCGCTCTCGATGTGGGCCCACGGCGCGGAGCAGGATCGGATCGCGCTCACCTGCTCGGACGCGCTGGCGGACGCGTACCGGGAGCTGCTCGCGCGGCACGGCCTCCGCCCCCGCTATCCGCTGGTGCAGTGCGCCGGCGAGGCGCTCTCGGCGCGCTTCGGCGAGGCCGCCTTCGACGTCGCCTGGATGCACAACGCGCTCGACCACACCCAGGACCCCGGCGCGGTGGTGCGAGAGCTCGTGCGCGTGCTCGCGCCCGGCGGATACCTGGTCGTGCAGGGCTGGTGCCGCGAGGGCACCGCCGAGCGGTTCATCGGGCTCCACCGGCACGACCTGTGGGTCGAGCCGCCCGGCCGCCTGATGCTGCGGACGCTGTCCGCGGACGGACGGCGGCTGTCCGGGCCGGTCGCGCCGTGCGACGGGCTCGGGCTCGAGCTCCTCGAGGCGTCGGCGCCCTCGCGGACGCCGCGCACCTGGATGAAGCTGGTCTGGCGGAAGCCCGCCGCGGGCTACGCCTCGACGGCCACCCGCGGCGCGTCGGCCCAGAGCCCCTCGAGATCGTAG